A single window of Undibacterium sp. 5I1 DNA harbors:
- a CDS encoding TetR/AcrR family transcriptional regulator has translation MSSLDDLSGRKRAILIAAEKCFAEQSYQGVSIRDIAHEAGVPVALVGYYFGAKNELYHAIYEHHSSYMAERLSELRLAKLHTNPEVALNAIIAAFITPVLKLNEQDHGVNFSRIVMRGVVDRHEASDRITREFYDPMAREFIAALSGALPTASKATVFWCYQFALGALLHHVVDTRIERLSEGLCPARNAAVAAPYLLRFITAGIQAAAG, from the coding sequence ATGAGCTCATTAGATGATCTAAGCGGAAGAAAACGCGCGATTTTGATTGCTGCGGAGAAGTGTTTTGCAGAGCAAAGCTACCAGGGTGTATCGATACGCGATATTGCTCATGAAGCTGGCGTGCCAGTCGCACTGGTGGGATATTATTTTGGCGCAAAAAATGAGTTGTATCACGCCATCTACGAGCACCATAGCAGCTATATGGCAGAGCGCCTGTCAGAGCTACGGCTGGCGAAATTACATACCAATCCCGAAGTCGCCTTAAACGCCATTATTGCCGCCTTTATTACTCCGGTGTTAAAACTGAATGAGCAGGATCATGGCGTTAATTTCTCGCGCATTGTGATGCGCGGCGTGGTGGACAGACATGAGGCGAGCGACCGGATTACCCGTGAGTTTTATGATCCCATGGCAAGAGAATTTATCGCCGCCTTAAGCGGCGCTTTGCCTACGGCATCCAAAGCCACTGTTTTCTGGTGCTATCAATTTGCACTTGGGGCGTTATTGCATCACGTGGTAGATACGCGGATTGAGCGTTTATCAGAAGGATTATGTCCGGCACGTAATGCCGCTGTTGCTGCGCCCTATTTATTGAGATTTATCACTGCCGGGATACAGGCAGCAGCGGGATAA
- a CDS encoding RNA-binding S4 domain-containing protein: MNSIRIDKWLWAARFFKTRTLATNAVELGRVLQNEERIKPAHNVKPGDLLEIHHADQIWIIQVLRISDTRGSAVVAQSMYQETEASIAQRAKLAQDRKYFREPSATLTGRPTKRDRRLLDFSRN; this comes from the coding sequence ATGAACAGTATCAGAATCGACAAATGGCTATGGGCCGCCAGATTTTTTAAAACCCGTACCCTCGCCACCAATGCGGTCGAATTAGGACGTGTGCTGCAAAACGAAGAACGTATTAAGCCTGCCCATAACGTCAAGCCTGGTGATCTGCTAGAAATTCATCATGCTGACCAGATTTGGATTATTCAAGTGCTGCGGATATCTGATACGCGCGGCTCCGCTGTAGTTGCACAGAGCATGTATCAAGAAACCGAGGCAAGCATCGCCCAGCGAGCCAAGCTTGCACAAGACAGAAAATATTTCCGCGAACCGAGTGCTACACTCACCGGACGTCCTACCAAACGAGACCGGCGTTTGCTCGATTTCAGCAGAAATTAA
- a CDS encoding TetR/AcrR family transcriptional regulator, with translation MRKGELTRAAILDVALDAASRDGIEGLTIGLLADKMNMSKSGVFAHFGSREDLQIEVLKLYHQHFEQEVFYPSMKEERGLPRLQSMFALWVKRVTVEIASGCIYISGAAEYDDRQGPIRDELVGMVHAWQGALRRAATLAIQLGHLDQDVDPEQIVYEMYGLILALHHDARFLRKPGSVERAAAGFERLIECYAPQVEKAVTA, from the coding sequence ATGCGTAAAGGCGAACTTACCCGCGCCGCCATTTTGGACGTGGCCTTAGACGCCGCTAGCCGCGATGGTATCGAAGGTTTAACGATAGGTTTGCTGGCCGACAAAATGAACATGAGCAAGTCTGGCGTGTTTGCTCACTTCGGCTCGCGTGAAGATTTGCAGATCGAAGTGCTAAAGTTGTATCACCAACATTTTGAGCAAGAAGTGTTTTATCCCAGCATGAAAGAAGAACGTGGTCTGCCGCGTTTGCAATCCATGTTTGCCTTATGGGTCAAACGCGTCACGGTTGAAATCGCCTCCGGTTGCATCTATATCAGCGGCGCAGCCGAATACGATGATCGCCAAGGCCCCATCCGTGATGAGCTGGTAGGTATGGTGCATGCATGGCAAGGCGCATTGCGTCGTGCCGCAACCTTGGCAATACAGTTGGGTCACTTGGATCAAGATGTAGACCCGGAGCAGATAGTGTATGAAATGTATGGGCTGATTTTGGCACTACACCACGACGCACGGTTTTTACGCAAGCCAGGCAGTGTAGAAAGAGCCGCAGCAGGGTTTGAAAGATTGATTGAATGTTATGCGCCGCAAGTGGAAAAAGCTGTCACGGCTTAA
- a CDS encoding acyl-CoA dehydrogenase C-terminal domain-containing protein, with translation MGQYVAPLRDMQFVLHELLAVEGELKHLPKYEEIDADIINQVLEEGGKFTSQVLFPLNHSGDREGCHHDKVTHAVTTPKGFKEAYKQYVEAGWPALSCDPEYGGQGLPLVLNNSFYEMMNSANQAWTMYPGLSHGAYECIHEHGTQEQKDLYLPKLISGEWTGTMCLTEPHCGTDLGMLRSKAEPKADGSYMISGAKIFISAGEHDMVDNIVHLVLARLPGAPEGSKGISLFIVPKFLPNADGSVGARNPIFCGAIEEKMGIHGNSTCQMNMDGAKGWLIGQPNKGLNAMFVMMNAARLGVGMQSLGLTEIAYQNALIYAKDRLQMRSLSGVKAPDKPADPIIVHADVRRMLFTAKAYAEGGRAFCAYVALQLDKELNHPDEEVRKECADEVALLTPIIKAFITDNAWTATSECMQVYGGHGFIAEWGMEQYVRDSRINMIYEGTNTIQSLDLLGRKVLGDNGAKLRKFGAKVQAFVEANGTNEAMSEFVTPLAELGDKVTKLTMEIGMKAFQNPDEVGAAAVPYLRVVGHMVYSYFFAQMAKIALEKQDSGDTFYKAKLATIRFYFARLYPETAMLIRQARSGSANLLSLEADLF, from the coding sequence ATGGGTCAATACGTCGCTCCCTTGCGTGATATGCAGTTCGTTCTGCATGAGCTGTTAGCCGTAGAAGGCGAACTAAAGCATTTGCCAAAATACGAAGAAATTGATGCCGATATCATCAATCAAGTATTAGAAGAAGGTGGCAAATTCACTTCGCAAGTCTTGTTCCCATTAAACCATTCTGGCGATCGTGAAGGTTGCCATCACGATAAAGTAACGCACGCTGTTACCACACCAAAAGGCTTTAAAGAAGCCTACAAACAATACGTAGAAGCTGGCTGGCCAGCATTGTCTTGCGACCCGGAATACGGCGGCCAAGGCTTGCCACTGGTGCTGAATAATTCATTTTACGAAATGATGAATTCTGCCAATCAAGCCTGGACTATGTACCCAGGTTTATCACACGGCGCCTACGAATGTATCCACGAACACGGTACACAAGAACAGAAAGATTTGTACTTGCCAAAACTGATCAGCGGCGAGTGGACTGGCACGATGTGCCTGACCGAGCCACATTGCGGCACTGATCTTGGTATGTTGCGTTCTAAAGCCGAGCCAAAAGCTGATGGCTCCTACATGATCTCCGGCGCGAAGATTTTTATCTCCGCTGGTGAGCACGACATGGTTGATAACATCGTGCATCTGGTGCTGGCACGTTTGCCTGGAGCACCAGAAGGCTCCAAAGGGATTTCTCTGTTCATCGTGCCTAAATTTTTACCTAATGCGGATGGCAGCGTTGGTGCGCGTAATCCTATTTTCTGCGGCGCGATCGAAGAAAAAATGGGTATCCATGGCAACTCAACTTGCCAGATGAATATGGACGGCGCAAAAGGTTGGTTGATCGGTCAGCCGAACAAAGGCCTCAACGCGATGTTCGTCATGATGAATGCAGCACGTCTGGGTGTGGGTATGCAATCCCTGGGCTTGACTGAAATCGCTTACCAAAATGCCCTGATCTACGCAAAAGACCGTCTGCAAATGCGCAGCTTGTCCGGCGTAAAAGCACCAGACAAGCCAGCCGATCCTATCATCGTGCATGCTGATGTGCGTCGTATGTTATTTACCGCCAAAGCCTATGCTGAGGGTGGACGTGCATTTTGCGCCTACGTTGCTTTGCAGCTGGATAAAGAATTAAATCACCCTGATGAAGAAGTCCGCAAAGAATGCGCTGACGAAGTCGCACTCTTGACACCAATCATCAAAGCCTTCATCACCGATAACGCTTGGACAGCCACCTCTGAGTGTATGCAGGTATATGGCGGCCACGGTTTTATCGCTGAGTGGGGCATGGAGCAATATGTACGTGATTCACGTATCAACATGATCTACGAAGGCACTAACACAATCCAGTCTTTGGATTTGTTAGGTCGTAAAGTCTTGGGTGATAACGGCGCTAAGTTGCGCAAGTTCGGTGCAAAGGTACAAGCATTTGTTGAAGCTAATGGCACCAATGAAGCAATGAGCGAATTCGTTACTCCATTGGCTGAGTTGGGCGACAAAGTCACGAAGCTGACAATGGAAATCGGTATGAAGGCGTTCCAGAATCCAGATGAAGTCGGCGCTGCTGCTGTACCGTATCTGCGTGTTGTCGGTCACATGGTGTACAGCTACTTCTTCGCGCAAATGGCAAAAATCGCTCTGGAAAAACAAGATTCCGGCGACACCTTCTACAAAGCAAAATTAGCGACAATTCGTTTCTACTTTGCACGTCTGTATCCAGAAACAGCGATGCTGATCCGCCAGGCACGTTCTGGTTCTGCAAATCTGTTATCGCTCGAAGCTGATTTGTTCTGA
- a CDS encoding 3-hydroxyacyl-CoA dehydrogenase NAD-binding domain-containing protein: protein MTNFIVKKVAVLGAGVMGAQIAAHCINAKVPVVLFDLPAKEGPKNGIVLRAIENLKKLSPAPFGNKDDAALIEVANYEDNLELLKGCDLIIEAIAERMDWKHDLYKKVSPYIAPNAIFASNTSGLSITALSEGFEAELKARFCGVHFFNPPRYMHLVELIPTVATRPEIIDQLEGFLTTTLGKGVVRAKDTPNFIANRVGIFGMLATIHEAEKFGLSVDVVDDLTGKKLGRASSGTFRTADVVGLDTMGHVIKTMQDNLSDDPFFAVYKTPEVLAKLVAAGALGSKTGAGFYKKVGKDIQRLDFATAQYVTGGAKADDVVARMLKEKDPVKKMKTLRESTNVQAQFLWAIFRDAFHYIAVHGATIADNARDIDFAMRWGFGWNVGPFETWQASGWQEVAGWVKEDIDAGKALCNAPLPAWVFDGRTGVHTAEGSWSAASSTYVPRSTLAVYDRQAFRAPVLGAGAPTGATAGTTFFEDDSVRIWHQGTDQKPDDVLILSMKTKMHVIGPGVIEGMEKAIAEAEKNYKGLVIWNADAAEGGAFSAGADLQAMLPLFMSGGVKAIEPAISRLQQAHQGLKYANVPVVAAVAGLALGGGCELMMHAAKRVASIESYIGLVEVGVGLVPGGGGLKEAAVRAAADAKGTDLLQFLKNYFTNAATAAVSKSALEAQKMGYLSQDDVIVFNAYELLHVAKVEARAMFDAGYRAPMRKLVPVTGRHGIASIAAQLINMRDGGFISAHDYKLGKMIAEVVSGGDIDNGSLVSEQWLLDLERKAFMELLNHPKTQERIMGMMQTGKPVRN, encoded by the coding sequence ATGACCAATTTCATCGTTAAAAAAGTCGCCGTTCTTGGTGCCGGTGTGATGGGCGCGCAAATTGCTGCGCACTGCATCAACGCAAAAGTACCTGTCGTATTGTTTGATCTGCCAGCCAAAGAAGGCCCGAAAAACGGTATCGTTTTGCGCGCGATCGAGAACCTGAAAAAATTGAGTCCTGCTCCGTTCGGCAACAAAGATGACGCAGCCCTGATTGAAGTCGCTAATTACGAAGACAATCTGGAATTGCTCAAAGGTTGCGACCTGATCATTGAAGCGATTGCTGAGCGCATGGACTGGAAGCATGATCTGTATAAGAAAGTGTCCCCTTACATCGCACCAAACGCGATCTTCGCATCCAACACATCTGGTCTGTCCATTACGGCCTTGTCCGAAGGTTTTGAGGCTGAATTAAAAGCCCGTTTCTGCGGCGTGCATTTCTTCAACCCACCGCGCTATATGCACCTGGTTGAATTAATACCGACGGTAGCAACCCGTCCAGAAATCATCGACCAGCTCGAAGGTTTCCTGACTACTACATTGGGCAAAGGCGTTGTACGCGCCAAAGATACACCGAACTTCATCGCCAACCGTGTTGGTATTTTCGGTATGCTCGCCACGATTCATGAGGCAGAAAAATTCGGCTTGTCCGTCGATGTCGTCGATGATCTGACCGGTAAAAAACTCGGCCGCGCTTCGTCCGGTACTTTCCGTACCGCCGACGTCGTAGGTCTGGACACGATGGGTCATGTCATCAAAACGATGCAAGATAATTTGTCCGACGATCCATTTTTTGCTGTCTACAAAACCCCAGAAGTATTAGCGAAACTGGTTGCCGCCGGTGCACTGGGTTCCAAAACTGGCGCAGGTTTCTATAAAAAAGTAGGCAAAGATATTCAGCGCCTAGATTTCGCCACAGCACAATATGTGACTGGCGGCGCGAAAGCGGATGACGTTGTTGCCCGTATGCTGAAAGAAAAAGATCCCGTCAAGAAAATGAAAACCTTGCGTGAATCGACCAATGTACAGGCGCAGTTCCTGTGGGCGATTTTCCGCGATGCTTTCCACTACATCGCTGTACATGGTGCAACGATTGCCGACAATGCACGCGACATCGATTTCGCAATGCGTTGGGGCTTCGGCTGGAATGTCGGTCCGTTCGAGACATGGCAAGCATCCGGCTGGCAAGAAGTTGCTGGTTGGGTGAAAGAGGATATTGATGCGGGTAAAGCATTGTGTAACGCACCCTTGCCAGCTTGGGTATTTGACGGACGCACAGGCGTACATACAGCAGAAGGCTCCTGGTCAGCGGCGAGCAGCACTTATGTACCACGTTCTACATTAGCGGTATATGACCGTCAGGCTTTCCGCGCTCCTGTATTGGGCGCTGGTGCACCGACTGGTGCAACCGCTGGCACGACGTTCTTCGAAGACGACTCCGTTCGTATCTGGCACCAAGGTACTGACCAGAAGCCTGATGACGTACTGATCTTGTCCATGAAGACTAAGATGCACGTGATTGGTCCTGGCGTAATCGAAGGCATGGAAAAAGCGATTGCCGAAGCCGAGAAGAATTACAAAGGTCTGGTAATCTGGAATGCTGATGCAGCCGAAGGCGGTGCCTTCTCAGCAGGTGCTGATTTGCAAGCGATGTTGCCATTGTTTATGTCTGGTGGCGTCAAAGCCATCGAGCCAGCGATCTCGCGTCTGCAACAAGCGCATCAAGGATTGAAATACGCTAATGTACCTGTCGTCGCTGCAGTTGCCGGTCTGGCACTCGGCGGTGGTTGCGAACTGATGATGCACGCAGCGAAACGCGTGGCTTCTATCGAATCGTATATTGGTCTGGTCGAAGTTGGTGTAGGTCTGGTACCAGGCGGTGGTGGTTTGAAAGAAGCCGCAGTCCGTGCTGCAGCCGATGCCAAAGGTACTGACCTGCTGCAATTCCTGAAGAACTATTTCACCAATGCAGCGACAGCCGCAGTATCCAAGTCTGCATTAGAAGCGCAAAAAATGGGTTACCTGTCGCAAGACGACGTAATCGTATTCAATGCCTACGAATTGTTGCATGTAGCGAAAGTTGAAGCACGCGCCATGTTTGATGCTGGCTATCGCGCACCAATGCGCAAGCTGGTGCCAGTCACTGGTCGTCACGGTATCGCATCGATCGCAGCACAACTGATCAATATGCGTGATGGCGGTTTCATCTCTGCACATGATTACAAGCTCGGCAAGATGATTGCCGAAGTAGTCAGCGGTGGCGACATCGACAACGGTAGTCTGGTCAGCGAACAATGGTTGCTCGACCTGGAGCGCAAAGCGTTTATGGAATTGTTGAATCATCCAAAAACGCAAGAGCGGATCATGGGCATGATGCAAACTGGCAAGCCAGTTAGAAACTAA
- a CDS encoding acetyl-CoA C-acyltransferase codes for MTKQLQDAYIVSATRTPIGKSGRGMFRNTRPDDLLVRVLQSAFAQVPNLDPKLAEDAIIGCSFPEGPQGLNLARMGILLAGLPNTIGGVTINRYCASGITAVAMAADRIRVGQADVMIAGGVESMSMVPMMGNNPSMNMAILKDENVGMAYGMGLTAEKVAQQWKVSREAQDAFALQSHQRAIAAQNAGYFDAETTSVDIIDRVPNLLTGEIELKTRTVSRDEGARPDTSLEGLAKLRPVFANKGSVTAGNSSQTSDGAGALILVSEKILKQFNLTPLARFASFAVRGVPPEIMGIGPKEAIPAACRAAGITQDQIDWFELNEAFAAQSLAVVQDLGLDPAKVNPMGGAIALGHPLGATGAIRSATTIHALHRNNLKYGMVTMCVGTGMGAAGIFERM; via the coding sequence ATGACTAAACAACTTCAAGACGCTTACATCGTCTCAGCAACACGGACCCCGATCGGCAAATCTGGTCGCGGCATGTTCCGTAATACACGTCCTGACGATTTGCTGGTGCGCGTATTGCAATCTGCATTTGCCCAAGTACCTAATCTTGATCCAAAACTGGCAGAAGACGCCATCATCGGCTGCTCTTTCCCAGAAGGTCCGCAGGGTCTGAATCTAGCTCGTATGGGTATCTTGTTGGCAGGTTTGCCAAACACCATCGGTGGCGTCACCATCAATCGTTATTGCGCATCCGGTATCACAGCAGTGGCAATGGCGGCAGATCGTATCCGCGTTGGTCAGGCAGATGTCATGATTGCTGGTGGTGTTGAATCAATGTCCATGGTGCCAATGATGGGTAACAATCCATCGATGAACATGGCGATTCTGAAAGACGAAAACGTCGGCATGGCCTACGGCATGGGTCTGACGGCAGAGAAGGTCGCGCAACAATGGAAAGTCTCGCGTGAAGCGCAAGATGCGTTTGCCCTACAATCTCATCAACGTGCCATCGCTGCGCAAAACGCGGGTTACTTTGATGCGGAAACTACTTCGGTTGACATCATCGACCGCGTACCAAATCTGTTGACTGGCGAGATCGAATTAAAAACCCGCACCGTCAGCCGTGACGAAGGCGCACGCCCAGATACATCCTTAGAAGGCTTGGCAAAACTGCGCCCGGTGTTCGCAAACAAAGGTAGTGTGACTGCGGGTAACAGCTCGCAAACGTCTGACGGCGCTGGCGCACTGATCTTAGTTAGTGAAAAGATTTTGAAGCAATTCAACCTGACTCCGCTGGCACGTTTCGCATCCTTCGCAGTACGCGGCGTACCACCAGAAATCATGGGTATCGGTCCTAAAGAAGCGATTCCCGCAGCCTGTCGTGCCGCTGGTATTACGCAAGATCAGATCGACTGGTTTGAGCTGAACGAAGCCTTTGCAGCGCAGTCTCTGGCAGTGGTACAAGACCTCGGTCTAGATCCAGCCAAAGTCAATCCTATGGGCGGCGCGATTGCTCTCGGCCATCCGTTGGGCGCGACTGGCGCGATCCGTTCTGCGACCACGATCCATGCTTTGCATCGTAATAATCTGAAGTACGGCATGGTGACGATGTGCGTTGGTACCGGCATGGGGGCAGCAGGCATTTTCGAACGCATGTAA